TCTTTACTATCTGATACATTTTACACCCCTCAACTTGCATTGCCCATCCCTCTTCAACAATATGTATGAAGTCTGGATGTTTACTCCAAATATCGCAATACCTGAAAGCTTTCTCTTTCCTTGCCAGTGCCTGGGTCATCTCTACCACACATGGATAGTGGTCACTAACCCCTTTCGGAAGTGCATGAGTTTTGCATTGTGGCATTTATCCATTCTCCACTAACAAATACCCAGTCTATTTTTGAGCAGATTCTACTAGTCCCATGCTTATCACTCCATGAGTACTTGTACCCATTGTTAGGTAACTCCATAAGTGTGCATTTATCTAAACATTCCTGATAGTCCACCACCTCACTAAATGCTACTTGATTCCCTCCAATTTTGTTTTCCTGTTGAAGTACGGCATTGAAGTCTCCCATGATTATCCATGGAAACTGGCATCCTATACTCATATGGTGTACATGTTCCCACAATGCTCTCCTCTCATCTCTAAGATTATGTGGATACACAGATGTGACCATGAATGTGACTTGCATAGGAATATACTTTACTTAGCAAGATATTGCCTGTGCAATCTCATTAATGATCCATACCTCATACTAGTCTAGTTTTCACACTACCACAATTCTGCCATTATAGTGTGATACATGATTATTGTAGTATTTTCACCCTACAAATATAGAATTAATAATACTCTCCATCTTATTACTTTTATTCTAGTTTTAAATAACCCAACTAGTCCAACATTCTTATCATTGCAGAAGAGTTTGACCTCTTTCTGCTTACTAAGGTCATTAAGGCCTCTAGTATTCCAACTCAGTAGTTTAACCATCCCCTATAGGGAAGATGGTACCGCTCCCTTTATTCTCTCATCCATTAGATGTTCCACTAGCCTCTACATTATTTTTTTCCAAGTTTTGAATGGATTATCCACATGCATCACTGAGTGTTAATGGCTAACCATATTTACTGATTTGTGAGGTTGCACCCACCCTTGATGCCCCATCCTAGGATTCTGCCTTTGCCATCTGCCCTGCATATCCTccttttccacttctttagcTCCCTTATCCTCCTATGTTGTCACTGTATTCACCTCATTATCCGCATTATGTTGAGTAGCCTTGTCTGGTTGCTCACTTCCTTCCTGCTCCTTGACTTCCCTTCTTGTCTTATTATTCCTACAAATGTCCTTTTTATTCCCATATTTGTTACAACTAGAGCATATCGAAGGCTTCCACTCATATGTTACTCTTTGTTCAATCACAACACCTTTTTCATTTCTAAAGTAAATCAGCTCTAGTAGCTTTTCACCAACTTTCACTTCAACCAACAATTTTGCAAAGTTTAACCCAAGTTTCTTTTCAATGTTCTTGTCCACCATGAGAGGTTTCCTAATTAAGCTACCGATTTTGCTCAAACGCTTAGTACTCCAGTACTTAAAGTCCAACCCCGGCAATTTGACCCAAATAGGAAATGAAAATAGTTCCTCTTGAGTAAATTCCATGTCTGCAGACCAAGCCTTCACAAAGAATGGTTTATTATCAAAGTGATATATTTCTCCTTGAATGACTTCATTCTTCCCCTCTTCATTCTCAAATCTGACCAGCACTATTCCATTCTTCATCATTACTATTTTGTTAATGCCTAACTTCTCCCAGTTTCTCTGTATGTAACCATTTAGGACTGCAAATGGATAGTGTGCTCCTAATACATAGCACACTACAACATTTCTTCAGTACTCAATCTCTGTAACAATGTCATCATCTTCAATTTCCACTATCCTATGTTCCTCCATAGTCGTAGGGTTAACAAACTCAAGTTTAAATCCAACATTTGTTATTTTTGATATATCAAAATTATCCCAAATGGATGCCCTTGATTCAGATTCTTTACCTACACTCTTCTCCGCAAGTTCAACCTCGTCTGCCCATGATCGTTTTCCCCTGTAGCCAAAGTTTTAGTTGCTTTATTCCAATTCTTCACTCCCTCTTTCACTTGTGTATTCCTCTAAAATTTTGAGCTCATTCTGCTCCCCTCTCCATTGGAATTCCCTCTTCTTATCTCTCGTATCACCAATTCAGCTGAATTTTGTTGAATTTCTGCCGGAATTACCACATTACTATCACTATTTGTTCCAATCACTGTTGCATTGACCTTAAGATAGGAAACTTCAGGAATCCTTTTCACATGGCCATCGCCTTGGTTCCCACCCTTCCCTGCATTGGTATCACCCAAATTCACCGTCGGAATCGCAGTTTTTGCTCTCCACCCCATGGCGGCGTACGTTTAGACTAACGTGTGCTGAGAGAGTTTCAAACTGTCCATCATGTTCTAGCTATTTCTATTACTTGCTATTATCTGGTTTCATCTGCAACTTTATAATGAGAAGACGTATATAATAAGGTAAATCTCCTAAAGTAATTTAGTAACTAGCGTGTTATTCTGTCAATTATGTTAGTATGTATCCACAAACTTCTCTTTCATAGATGAGAAAAGTTTATTGGGTAAAATTTATATATTACAGGTGGATGTTTCTCGAATAGATACGTGGCAGTAAAGACAATTCGGAGATGAGTCAACAAATGACGGGCACTGATTACAGGAATGCGAACAATATTACACAAGTTCCAAAAGTATCAAGGTCAGATAAGAGAATTTGAAAGTAAGGTACCGGTTAGAGAGGGAGGCATTAAAGGAGCATCCATTACAGAAAATTATAGCATTTATTATCAACCGTTATGTAACTATCAAGAGGGATTTTTATTTACCTTTAAGAGGAGCGCGATATGAGGATCTTGTCACCTCTAATTTAACTATAAATAGTAATATTTGTACTCATGGAAGGACAAAAAATACTTGTAAGAGAAAAGGCTGATACTGTTCTCTCATTCTAAAAAAGCTTTATATCACTGTTATTAAGATTTTCATATTGTTCTTGGTTACAGAGTGATTAGTTCGAAGCCCATGCTTATTCTTTCTTCGATTATCCTTAATTTATTCTCTTCGCTCTTTGTTATATTATTTTGTCGGATCAATTTAATCcacgtgtctataaaccacgttataaattcaattatGCCTATTTGCAGGTAATTACTTTGGCACCCACTGTAGGGCATAGACAGTTGTATTATTACTTTGATATGTTCATCTTTTACTAACGTACTTTGACATTTTTTTGTTGGAAGCAAAAATAGTTATGGCACTCGATGATGTCAACAAGTCGCACAATGTTGGAACAAACAACAATGGATAATTTCTGTGATGGAAATCAACAAGATGATTCAACCAGTGAAACCCGTCTCGATGGCAATGATGAGTTAACTCCTAACCAAGTAGAAAGAAATACTCGGCATGTGAGGAGTCCT
The DNA window shown above is from Nicotiana tomentosiformis chromosome 8, ASM39032v3, whole genome shotgun sequence and carries:
- the LOC138897566 gene encoding uncharacterized protein gives rise to the protein MVTSVYPHNLRDERRALWEHVHHMSIGCQFPWIIMGDFNAVLQQENKIGGNQVAFSEVVDYQECLDKCTLMELPNNGYKYSWSDKHGTSRICSKIDWVFVSGEWINATMQNSCTSERDFIHIVEEGWAMQVEGCKMYQIVKKLKALKQKRRTLHKRNFSNVINEANKYREKMQKLQAMLQKAPLDQGQVQGGLTYG